Genomic segment of Apium graveolens cultivar Ventura chromosome 7, ASM990537v1, whole genome shotgun sequence:
tattataagtcatataaaagtaaaagaaaaataaaaattatacattAAAGTTATAATGAAATTCAAAAAGGATTAAATCAAGAATCAATAGAAACCAAAGGACACGTTAAAGCAAATGGtgaaaaaaataaaatcaaatctAATAGAATCATAAAACATTTAGAAGTATAaggaaataaaaataaaactaaattttataaaatcataagaTATGTATAaataaaagataataaaaataaaactgaacATAATGGAGTCATATGACATGTAAGGAATAAAGGCGTAAACAAAAGTTGTAGTAAAATTAAAAAGACATATAAAAGTTAGATATATAAGTAAATTAGTGAAACCAAAATTAATATAAGATATATAAATAAATTGGTGAAACCAAAACTATATTTGTGTACCACTTATTTTTCCTTTTTCGTAAAGAGTATATTTACTATTAAGTTTTATTTTTCGAAATttatcacttttgattttttttttatagAATATGATGACTATTATTCTAAAAAAATTTCAATTCTGTATATTTACACAAAATTATGGTGATTAggaattataaattttataaaaaatgagTAGTTACATGAATTAAATTTAATCTCCTTTTGTTGAGAACTATAATCTTATCGGCTATTAAAAATACAAAACATCAACAAATAAAACTGAACTTAATTAAAAAGAAACAAACGTGAATTTTATAATCATTACGTTACCGTAATTAATCTCATTATAACTGCTATGAATGAGCTATCATATATTTCATAGCATCAAACAAAATTAAAAAGTGACTCAACGCTCATGAGACAATTGCAAGACGAGAGTGATTAGGAATTCTGTAAGCATTCTGCTAGTTGTACAGGAATGTTCTTCAGTTCTATACAGCCAACTCTTTGAAATTGCTTGAGAGAAGGGAAAGCTCCGTCCCCAACTTCCAATTCTTCCAGATTTTGAAGATTAATCTCATTATAATGAATGAGCATCAAACAAAAATAAAAAGTTAAGTCATCCAACCCAGGGGCCTACGCGTTCTGCTAGTTGTACTGGAATGTTCTTCAGTTTTGGACAATCACATGTTTGAAATTGTTTGAGAGAAGGGAAAGCTCCGTCCCCAACTTCCAATTCTTCCAGATCGACGAAATCCTTTAATTTTAGAATTTGAAGACTTGGAAACCCATTCTCACTGCATACCATTTTGTTTCCCCTGTACACAGAAGGACCCAACTCAAGAGCGGTGAGATTCGACAAACTTCCCAGAGTGGGCATTGGATCTTCTGTAAACTTAGTATTAACTAGACTTAAATCCGTGATTGAATCGGGCAGATGACGTAGTTCCGATGGATTCCTTAGAATACCGAATAAGAACACGCTCTTGAGACGATTGCAAGACGAGAGTGGTTTCAGTGTTGGAATCTCAACAAATATAAACAATAGTATGAATGTTTGGAGACTTGTTAAATTGGCTACGGACTCCAGCGTGTAACTGTATCCTTCTTCTATTCCTCCTTTATCAAATATAGAGAGTGTATGGAGGTTGGTGAGATTAACAGTGTCAATCTTCATCCATTCTTTACACGATATACGACCAAACAAAGTCTGCAACTTTGTTTGGTGGGTACCTATATTCAAACTCCCAGTAACATTAATGTCTAGATGCCTCAACTCATGAAGCTCACATATCTCCCTAGGAACTGTGTAGTATGTACTCCTCCGACCGTGCAAGGTTTGTAGCTTTTTAAGCTTGCCTATACTTGCTGGAATTTCTATAGGATCATCAGAACCATCCTCATGACCCATTAAGCCCAAGTACTTTAAGTGAACTAAATCTCCTATTTCTTCTGGTATTCTCTCTAAGCCTACACTTATCATATCTAggactttgatatttttgaatctGGTGCACAgcaacttcatttcttttaattcAAGTTTAGAATAATTTACTAGTGCCAATGAACGCAAACGTGAAGCATCAAATCTACGCTCAACGAATTGCAAGTACACACCTATTCCATCATTGTAAATGACATGACACGCTTGTCCTTCCAACAAATGGATGGGATCTGTAAGGTGTTTACCTGAGTCCAAAACGACCAACAACTTGTGCTCCTTTGCTTTTTTTATGGCAAGATCACGGACAAGATCATGGACCCGGCAACTCTCAACTTGGCTGTTCCATCGCAAATCGTTAACCTGAAGTAAATTGCGATTAATTAGCTCCTTCAAACAATCTTCAGCCAAATCCTCCATGATTACTCCTTCACCTTCCTCGGCTTCTGATATGAATTCCTCTGCAATCCATAGACGCTTCAACTCGTCTGGATCAATCACATGGTCTTCCGGGTACCTTGCAAGGTAGAGAAAACAGTCTTTCATTTGGGGAGACAAGTCATTAAAACTCAAACTCAGTATTTCTCCAATCTGGGGAGACAAGTCATTATCCTTCAAGTGTCTCCATATATGCTCCTTCACCTTTGACCAATAATCATAGCTCATGTTGTGTGATAAGAGGCCGCTCAGTACCACAATTGCAAGTGGTAAACCTCGACATTTACTAACCATCTCCTTTCCTAATTTCTTCAAATTTGGGGTTGTTGCTTGTGCTCTCTTACAGAACAATTCCCAGCTCTCATCTTCCGTTAGAAAACGGAGTTGATGGACAAAACATTTGCCATCTGCCATCTCTGCAACTTTTTTGTTGCGGGTGGTTATGATGATTCTACTACCGTTTTTCTGGTTTGGAAAAGCAATCTTAATCTGGTCCCAAACCTTTATGTCCCATATATCATCAATCAAAACCAAATATCGGCCTCGACTTTGAAGTAACTCTGACAGGTGCTGCAGCAAATCATACTCGTCCATGGTTGACAACTTTTGTTCGTATTCAGCTCCCATAAAGGACTTCGCTATTCTCTTCACAACATCTTTTATGTCATATTCGTTGGACACACAAACCTTAGCACGAGTGTCAAAATTTCTCAACTCGCTAGAGTTGTACAACTTTGTGGCAAGTGAAGTCTTGCCCAAGCCCCCCATTCCGTGAATTGAAATGACTTTGAGGGAGAGGTCCTCGCTATTAAGCTCCCCCATCAAAGTCTTAAAATCATCCTCGAAGCCAACCACTTCCACCTGGTTATTAATGGCGGTTATTCTCAACAATGTTCTCTCTTTCTGCTGCTTGTTTGGAGTGGCTAAGATGTTGTCAATACGGTACTCATTTCGCCTATTCTTGATCACTTCAATCCTTTTCTTGATTGAATCTATCTCCTTGCCGATATCATAAAGTGTAGCTTCTTCTTTAATCAAGCAAACACAGGCCCGAACACGATCCAAGATACCTTGTTTCGGAGCTGCATATTCTTGTTGGTGAGCACTGAAATCGCTCAGGATTTTTATCGCATCATTGGCGACATCTCTAACATCCTCCACCCAGTTGCGAATTTGCTCCTCTTCGAGTCTTGATTCTGCAGATCTTACGGAAGATTGGAGGTAGCGCAATTCATCTTTGAGCCACCTTAAATTATCTTTCACTTCTAGTAGAATGTTAACTTCTTGTGCAATAAATGCACCAAGCTTTTCAATTGCAAGAGATACGATTGCATCAACCATTCTTCTTTATTAGGCTTTATGATCTGAAGGTAATCGAAGTAACTACAACAAGAACAATACTAATTTATGATTTGTAAGGTCTATTGTGCacagaattacagaaataaaagCTTTAATTCATTGGTTTGCCTATGAGATGCTTTCACATCCTGAGTGGTGTCTTTAGCAACTTGTCACTTCTCTTTAGCTAAAGATGCCCTCAACACTGAAAGAGTGTCGTGTTTTGTGTGGTAAAATAATATGAGCATGATTAGAAATGCAAAAAAATAAATAACTGAAGAGCAATGTCTAACATATTGTTGTTGAATTTAGGTACATATGAAAATGATCGTAATCGAATACTAAGTccataaaaagaagagaaatctCGGAGGGACCATAAAAGATATAGAATGTAATTATAATTATTGAAGTCGTCGGAGACTTGTCACAAGTCTTTGTAGCAATGTAGAAGAAGAGGGACCATGACAACAGCATTTGTGGATAATTATTTCAATTTTCACAACTGGACTGAAGATTGTGTGGTCTTTAGTAACTTAAACCATGTGTATGGTGTCCCTATAAAACAGAGCACTGTCCTTTCAATTATTGTTTTCACCTAAATAAATCATTAATATTGATAATGAGAATCTAGTTATTAAACAGCAATTATccacaaaaataattttttgtgGATAATGAGAATCTAGTATATTGATAATGAAATGGTTAAAATATTTGGTGTTGTGTTTGATTAGTAGCTTGTCGTGTTAATACATCTGTTCTTATTTGTTGAAACTTGAATGTTAAACATTTAAACTGGAGTTACATTCTTTTTTGAGCTTAATATACTGAACAAATGTAATTTTTAACCTTTCTTGTTTGTCCTTGGTGTTTTCTTATAGACCGAGTGTTTGTCAGATCGACATGACCACTAGCTTATTCTGTTTTGCAATCAGAACTCTCAAATCATGAACATATTAGAATGTTTTGCAAGGTTTGTAGCTTTTTCAGCTCGCCTATACTTGCTGGAATTCCTGATGTATGTCCTTTAGAATCTCTGAGAATTAAATATCTTATTTTGTTCTCTCTACTACTCATTAAGCCCAAATACTTTTTTTTAGAATCTCTGAGATACTTGCATTTCCATGCAACCAGTTTAATGGACAGGAGCCTGGGACTAATGAAGAAATTGAAAATTTTGTTTGCACTCGTTTCAAAGCTGAATATCCTATCTTCAGTAAGGTAAGGATTTTAGTACACGTTTTGATCTTGACCTGCAGTATGCTAGAACTGTTTTATCCGAGAAATTTCTGTGGTTTTTCGATTATTTAGGTTGATGTGAATGGATCAGATGCTGCTCCGTTATACAAGTACCTCAAGTCCGTCAAAGGAGATGAAATTGAATGGAATTTTGCCATGTTTTTAGTCGATAAAGATGGCAAACTTGTTGAACGTTATGCTCCCACAACCACTACGCTTAGCTTTGAGGTAACAATTACTTGCATGTCATTACAAAAGTTAATTAAGTTGTGGCTAACATATGATCATTTCGACTTCTGCAGAATGATATCAAGAAAGTTTTAGGAGTCGCTTGATAACCGGGATTGAGGCCTGAGTTTTAATGGTCGACTACTAACTACCTCGTCTGCAATATGTATGGAGAATAAAGCGTGTGATAGTGAAGATTTTAAAGCAAATATAGTTATGTTGTGAGTTTTATGAGTGTTTGCCTGTGGAGCAAGGGAAATGTTCAGTGTAATGTGTGAATTCTATGAGCCTATGGCGAGTTTCGTGATATGTTTGCTGTAATGATGAATAACACAGCGATAAATTTTGTTAATTGATGTACTCATGTTAGTAAAGAATTACAAAAACTGCAGAATTTTCTGGTCTAATCAGgtaattatgaaattatcatCAAGCAATTCATAACATGTACATTTAAAATTTGAACTATTATACACTTTACTCCAGTCTGGTTACCTTCTCATGGAGATTATTCATTGTTATAGAGAAGGCATCTTGAAACTGTTCAAAATCTGAACTTGAATCTCCATACACTAATCCAGGCAACAATTCATACACTATATACCTCCTCATGTCATCCCTGGCCTTCTTAGGTATCTTCATTAGCCACTCTACCACATTCACCTTCGACTTTCTCACCTCTTCTTGATCTATAAACATTTAATACTTCCCGTGATCCTCAGGCAAATGCCATGAATATTGATAGTAAGCTGTGAGGGATCAAAAAACACAGGAATGCAGCCTGATATTAGAGAATCAAATACAGATTTTCTAGTTGGACTATCACCAGGAGGTTGTAAACAAAATTCAGATTCAAAGAATAGTTCGATGATGAATTCAGGCTGATCACAACCTCCTGAACTACAATTCTGAAACGTGCATGTTCGAGTACTTGCTAAAGTGCATTGGTTGATCAGCACTGATCTTATACTGTCTGGAGAATCTGGTCTTGCACCTCCTGCAAAGCTAACGAGGTTGTTTCGGCTTGATTGGATGATCTTGAATTGCCATGAGATGATATCTTCATCGGAGTGAGGATGGATATAGGTAGGATGTGGGATTCCAATGTCATTAACATGCCAAGGTTGCCTTTCAATTAGTAGCTTTATCGGGTTTTGCATTTCTTCAAGATTCAAAAATGTGCTTCCCCATGGAGAATCATCCCTTCTCCGAAAATCCCATGATACTTTACCCAAAACAAAGACATGATCTTTTCCTGAGTTTAAAGCCCATGGTTTCTGCAGTTTAAGCCATTCTACCAGTTCCAACGCCAAAGTGTCCTTAACATCAGGAGGGGCATTCTTGAAATGCCATCTCAAGATGTCTAAGCCACCATAGAATGGAACATAGAATAGCTTGGCTTCATTTTCATTATAAACTCTACAAGGATGCTTCATAACCCTGGAATGAAAAATTGGTTCCAGAGAATACTGATGAGTGTTGTACCAGGCTTTTCCAAGCTTCGGTATTGGCTCTCCCAGTGCCTCATTCCTGAAAAATTGACAGAAATCCAACCAAGGAGACATATCACTACAGTGAGCTACCAAGGAGACATATCACTACAGTAAGCTACCAAATCCTTGTTAAACTTTGGTGGCAAATCATACACATAAACCTCTCTGCCATCACATGTTGTGAGGCTACTTGAATTCGATCTCCATGATCGATGCACTTGCCAGATCCTCTTCCACCACCTTCACTGCAGATTCAAACTCTGAAAGCATATTTTTATTGTTATCAACAATGTTGCTAACAATAAGGATTTTGTTCTCTTGAACATTATAACCAGGAATATCTCGTGTGACGAGAGCCTTATCGTCCTTGATGTCAACAATAGGACTACTCTCTCGTATGCTCACTTTGAGTTTATGATCATCAATATTGTTCTCTTGAACAACATAACTGGCAATCTCTTGCGTAACAAGATTTGTGCTGTTCTTGATATCAACACTAGGAACACTTTCTCGTATGCTAACTTCAAGTTTTTGATCATCAACAGAACTAGCATTAATGAGTGGAAGAGGGATATCAAAATTAGGTTGTGCACCAGCAGAAAGGCAATACAGACTGTTGAGCTTTCTCGACGATACGCATACATGGACAATGTGACCAGAGATGATGGTGGTGGTAGAAGACCAGAGGAAAACAAGAACCAAAAGAAGAAGTGTTAATGGAACTCGAGAGAGTAACTTGGAAAGGATGAATTGAAAGAAACCAAGCTCTTTTGCAGCTCTTTTCGAAGATTTAGCTCTTTTCTTAGACAGTGAAAGGGCCATTTTTGTTGGCTAAACAAAACTCAAGTTCCTTCAAGCTAATTTGCTCGGTTTTTAGGGAAGATATTCAAGACAAGAAGAGTGTCTTCAACATGAAGGCACGTCTCAGGAGGACTAAAATTGTCCTAAAAGTAGGCTGCACATTGGCATGCTAATGAACTAACCCAAAATGCCTTTCACGGTACTTCGCTGTCTTGAATATAAATTTAAAAGTAACATTAAGTGTCCAATGCGAGTATCAGCTAGCCAATTCTCCACTGTTAATTTGAGTATTCGTCGCTAACAGTAAACCAATTAAACATAAGCAATTATCGGAATTGAGGTTAATATAATTACTGGAATTTTTGGTTTTGCCGAAAGAGTACAAGTGAAAAACCTCTACAATGGGAGGGTGAATGTGGAATGTGACTCTACCTTTCGTGAGAGTGTCAATGTGGATGTGACGTCACGACACAACGCGACTCAtagggatggcaatcgggtcggTCGAAACGGGTTTAGCAAAAACCAAACCCGAACCTGATTATTTTTGCCGAACCCGAACCCGGAAAAACCTGAACCACTAAACCCAAACCCATCGGGTTCGGTTTGGGTTTGTAGATCACTATTAAATTGCACCTTAATTTGCACATACTCTAGTAAAAAATTACTAGGATCTGATTTGAGTAAAGTGCTCATAAATACGATGATATTAAAATTTTTGGGGTTGAATTAGACGGTTCAGAGAAGACAATGGATCAAACCTCTATGAATAAAATTGTTAGTGAAATAATGTAATAATCTTGACCTTTAGTATACTTGTATTGAACATCCCTGGCGACTCGGGTCAGGTCAGGTCGAATGACGTTTAGGCAAATGTCTCGGTGTCTCGcatacgcgaggcgacctggacGAGAAATTTTATTActtgtttaattaaaatatttactgacttattgTATTGTTTTAATCTGAATATTAAATTTGTATAACAGGaaaatcagtatttgctgatGAGGAATTTCTAACTCTGATTTGCTGGAATAAATACTGAGCAGGATTTGCTTAAACAGATCCTGATTTGCTTAGTGTAAATACTGATGGGTTGTCCTGACTGTTACGTTTCTGATTAtgataatattcaattaaatgtTGTTTAAGTCaggatatttattttatgatatgtaattttttaTGTGATATACCAGAAAGTTTTCCTGGTACCAAACAAAATTCATTATAAAACACCAgatttttattttgaaataaaaatatcTGCCTTAACATCTTCGAGAGCGCCACTTGCATTACCTAATGCAGTCTTTGCAGCAACCCTGAAAGTGATTTTGGTCTCATTAAAGAATTTTTACCCTTACTATGCTAGGGGTGAAATTTAAGGCTTATTACAAATCTACCCATCGGGAATCTGAAACTACTGCTGCAAGTTAAAAAGTTCTGTCTAAATCTCTTGCAAGGATCGAAACTTTTTAGCACAATGGGGATGGTAAGTTTTTGCTTAAAATCTTCCAACTAACCATTGCAGAACTCAGCTTAGTATGTGAAACTTATGCAACACGAGTTAAATCCAGTTTTTACCCTTGTTTATATTACCTTTCAGAAAGAAGTACAACTTGCATTATAGTAGCATTTTTAGTCCACATAAGAAAGTTTTGCAATGGATTGATGATACGAAGAACGTTACCAATCtataaaaagaaaatatttcaaTAAAGAAAAGTCACACGGCATCCGTCGAGATTATTCCTTAATCGAAATTATAAATAGCCAAAAAAGTACTTTGTAAAAAACACTAATTTACCTAGATTATTCAGCCCAATTATTTGACTCTGAAATTAATGCAAAACAGAATTATTATTCTATACATGCATAATGCATATGTATACTAGACATTATATAATTGATTATGTAGAGTAAGCTTACAAATCTGGGAAAGTTAGATATAAAGGTTGCAAATCTATATCAACCGCCTTTCTCAACCTTACCGTGCTATTATAATCTTCTGCAAGTATGTATAAGCACTCTTTTAAATATATTGGTTTGTGTTTATATGTGTTTAATCTAATGTTCTTGATTAGGCTTCATGGGATTGAATTTGAAGAGATTAATGTTTCTGGTGCCAAGGGTCAGCAGTTTACTCCTAAATATAAAGGTTCTTTCTTTTTAGAATTGTTATTGTTTTTTGCTTTATATTTGGTACTGTGTATATTTTGTTTAAAATGATTGTCTTGAGTTGAAAAGAATTTTGAAGAGCTTCGTCTAATTATCATGTACTATAGTAGTCTAGTACTATGTATTGAGGAGCTAATAGTTTTGAGATTGGGGAAGAAGAGTCACTCTTAGTATGTTAGCTTGAACATGGaagaatttttgttcttgaggaATTGTAATTAAAGTAGATTCGTTGCCCACTAAGCTACAATTGATTGATTATTCATTGTTTTCGGTTCCTAGTATTTGACAGAATGTGGGATTGTATGGCAAGAGCTTTTGCACTTGACCATTGGCCGAATAATATAAACAAGATACATGTTTTAAGGTTTAGCATCAGGAGATTGTCATTGTGCATTATTCGGTGTTGCAGTAAAAATACCCGACCTGCGGGTGCTGCGAGAGTTACATGTCATCATTGTGTTGAGAGCCAATGACAGACCCAGTAATATCAACATCTCTTTTCTTGTGTTCGTATCAAAGAATTAATTTGGACATATTTGGACACTTAAGCTAACTATTGCCCTGACTCCAAAATGAGCCCTTTGAATGAGGAAACTTGCTAACATCTGAGTATGATATACATGTTAATCTCTTAATCCTAAAATTATTAGGTTTTGGGAGAGTTAGTAACTTAACATGTATAATATTACATAACTGGTGTATTTAAGTGTTCACATGACTTGATATTACATTTTTTAGGTAGATCACTAGATCAGAGAACCCCTAGTATTTGCAGTGTTAGCATTATCTTACAACACAAATACTAAATTAATTCACGTCTTCAGTCAGTTTATGTTTAATGTAATTGCTTGCAGACTCGTAGAGTGTGTTTTGGTACCTGTGTGTGTGCGCGCTATATTACTCTTAAACACATGGTGTAATTATAAACTTGACGTTATCGTCTTTCGAAATGCTGTTTTCagtaataaatagtaataaatTCTATGGGAAAATTGCCAGCAATTGTTCATGGAAGTTACAAGCTCTTTGAGAGGTACTCCAAGTAACCTAATTGCCGTTGCTAATTGACTTCTACCTTTTTTCATATGTTTCTCATTAACTCAAGTTTTAACATTTAATGTGTTTGATTGTTTAGTAGATAAGAGATTTCTAATTTCCTTGTATCAAAATTCATCTACCTAATATGAAAAAAGCTGTTACTTTTTGGTCCTCCAACTAGTAGACAATCTTATTTTCAGCCTATGCATGTTAAGATTTTTATTTGACCAGGTTCTAGTTAGTTGTATCTTGCGGTCATTAAAATTGCATAACAAAATCCCGAATTTTTATGATGTGCAGCCATGCAATTCTTATCTATCTCGCTTGTTCATTTCCTGGAGTTGCAGACCACTGGTGAGTAGTGAGATTGCATCTATCTAATTGTCTGCAGTTTCAGTAAGGTTGATGCACATCAGGGGCGAATGTAGTTTTTTTATTAATTGGGGGAAAACATATGATCTGGAGATGACCTGTATAATATGTTGATAAAAGCCTAGGCCCTAGAAATATTTACATACATTAATAGCAAGACTTGATCTATACATTTCCTGGGTCATAAGTATAACTTCTGTGAAGTTTTATGCTTCTTAAGTCTAATTTAAATTTACATTATTTTTTCTTAAAGTAGTATTTAAATTGCTTCTGAGAGTACTGACATAAATGGTAAAATGTCTACCTCAACTCTTTCCTATCTAACCTAATTCTGACTTTTTACAACTCACTACAAGGTATCCATCTGATATACAGAAAAAAGCAAAGATCCACTCCATGTTAGATTGGCATCAATCGAATTTACGACAGGGCGAAGGTGAATGATAATAGTCTAATCTACATTTTTAACAATCTTACTTTTGTTCTTAACAAGCATTTGTTCAAGTACATAGCCAATCACACTTATCTAGTCTAATCTTCGTCACTTGTTGATCAGCAATGACATTCGGAATTATAATGGCTATTACTTCATGGTTCAAACTTTCTTTTTCAGTTGGTTATGTTCCGGGAAACTTCCAACCATCAATTTCGGATCTCAGCTTAGTATGTGAAATTATGCAATTACAGGTAAATCTCATTTTAACCTTTGCTAATATTGCTTCCTCGAGAAAAGCCCGCCTAAAATTTTAGGAGCATTAGTAAAAAATCAATATACTGAAAAACTGAAGAGCAGTGTCTAACATATTGTGGAATTTAGCTTGTACCTGAAAGTGATCGTAACCGAATACTAAGTCCATTCAAGAAAGTTCTGCAATGGATTGAGGATATCAGGAACGCAACTAATCCATATTTCGACCAATTACATTCATTCATCTTGGAACTCGAAGCCGTGCTGACAGTGGACAGCTCGGTTGTTGTGAAAGAAGTGACTAAGCAGAGTCATGCAGTGCTATCCAAGTTGTAGGGACAAAACACCTGTAATGTGGTCTGAATCTCTTCGTTTAAAGCTCAGTTTTGCCAAATGTTGCAAGGGAATAAATGTGCAAGAACAGATGCTCCTGTTTCGAATAAAACTTGGGGTCTGAGGTTTACAATTTCATTAGGCCATGTTGTTTACCCATGCTGTTGTCAAGCTTTGTTGGAATTATAATCCCGGATTATTATACAAGAAAAATAATCTCATTATTCTTAATtgtaatccagaaaattaaaTTACTCTATCTAGAAATTTTAAGTTCAGAACTACAAGATAATTAGGGCTGaacaaaaccgaaccgaaaccgaaaaaccaaaccgaaccgaaccgtgctaattcggttcggttcggttcggttcggtcctgatttttcagaaatttcGGTTCAGTGCGGTTCTTTTCAAAAATATTTcagtccggaccgaatagaccgagaaggccaaattataaatactataattttattttatatacattttacatatattttaaaattataatcaTAGTTTTTCATCTCCT
This window contains:
- the LOC141671293 gene encoding disease resistance protein RPP13-like encodes the protein MVDAIVSLAIEKLGAFIAQEVNILLEVKDNLRWLKDELRYLQSSVRSAESRLEEEQIRNWVEDVRDVANDAIKILSDFSAHQQEYAAPKQGILDRVRACVCLIKEEATLYDIGKEIDSIKKRIEVIKNRRNEYRIDNILATPNKQQKERTLLRITAINNQVEVVGFEDDFKTLMGELNSEDLSLKVISIHGMGGLGKTSLATKLYNSSELRNFDTRAKVCVSNEYDIKDVVKRIAKSFMGAEYEQKLSTMDEYDLLQHLSELLQSRGRYLVLIDDIWDIKVWDQIKIAFPNQKNGSRIIITTRNKKVAEMADGKCFVHQLRFLTEDESWELFCKRAQATTPNLKKLGKEMVSKCRGLPLAIVVLSGLLSHNMSYDYWSKVKEHIWRHLKDNDLSPQIGEILSLSFNDLSPQMKDCFLYLARYPEDHVIDPDELKRLWIAEEFISEAEEGEGVIMEDLAEDCLKELINRNLLQVNDLRWNSQVESCRVHDLVRDLAIKKAKEHKLLVVLDSGKHLTDPIHLLEGQACHVIYNDGIGVYLQFVERRFDASRLRSLALVNYSKLELKEMKLLCTRFKNIKVLDMISVGLERIPEEIGDLVHLKYLGLMGHEDGSDDPIEIPASIGKLKKLQTLHGRRSTYYTVPREICELHELRHLDINVTGSLNIGTHQTKLQTLFGRISCKEWMKIDTVNLTNLHTLSIFDKGGIEEGYSYTLESVANLTSLQTFILLFIFVEIPTLKPLSSCNRLKSVFLFGILRNPSELRHLPDSITDLSLVNTKFTEDPMPTLGSLSNLTALELGPSVYRGNKMVCSENGFPSLQILKLKDFVDLEELEVGDGAFPSLKQFQTCDCPKLKNIPVQLAERVGPWVG
- the LOC141671301 gene encoding putative phospholipid hydroperoxide glutathione peroxidase isoform X2; the protein is MNILECFARFVAFSARLYLLEFLILMDRSLGLMKKLKILFALVSKLNILSSVDVNGSDAAPLYKYLKSVKGDEIEWNFAMFLVDKDGKLVERYAPTTTTLSFENDIKKVLGVA
- the LOC141671301 gene encoding putative phospholipid hydroperoxide glutathione peroxidase isoform X5; its protein translation is MNILECFASLMDRSLGLMKKLKILFALVSKLNILSSVDVNGSDAAPLYKYLKSVKGDEIEWNFAMFLVDKDGKLVERYAPTTTTLSFENDIKKVLGVA
- the LOC141671301 gene encoding putative phospholipid hydroperoxide glutathione peroxidase isoform X1, with amino-acid sequence MNILECFARFVAFSARLYLLEFLIISEILAFPCNQFNGQEPGTNEEIENFVCTRFKAEYPIFSKVDVNGSDAAPLYKYLKSVKGDEIEWNFAMFLVDKDGKLVERYAPTTTTLSFENDIKKVLGVA
- the LOC141671301 gene encoding putative phospholipid hydroperoxide glutathione peroxidase isoform X3, which gives rise to MNILECFARISEILAFPCNQFNGQEPGTNEEIENFVCTRFKAEYPIFSKVDVNGSDAAPLYKYLKSVKGDEIEWNFAMFLVDKDGKLVERYAPTTTTLSFENDIKKVLGVA
- the LOC141671301 gene encoding putative phospholipid hydroperoxide glutathione peroxidase isoform X4 produces the protein MFCKVCSFFSSPILAGIPDFNGQEPGTNEEIENFVCTRFKAEYPIFSKVDVNGSDAAPLYKYLKSVKGDEIEWNFAMFLVDKDGKLVERYAPTTTTLSFENDIKKVLGVA
- the LOC141671301 gene encoding putative phospholipid hydroperoxide glutathione peroxidase isoform X6; the encoded protein is MFCKFNGQEPGTNEEIENFVCTRFKAEYPIFSKVDVNGSDAAPLYKYLKSVKGDEIEWNFAMFLVDKDGKLVERYAPTTTTLSFENDIKKVLGVA
- the LOC141671299 gene encoding glutathione S-transferase T1-like isoform X1, translating into MGLNLKRLMFLVPRVSSLLLNIKPCNSYLSRLFISWSCRPLKKAKIHSMLDWHQSNLRQGEVGYVPGNFQPSISDLSLVCEIMQLQLVPESDRNRILSPFKKVLQWIEDIRNATNPYFDQLHSFILELEAVLTVDSSVVVKEVTKQSHAVLSKL
- the LOC141671299 gene encoding glutathione S-transferase T1-like isoform X2; this encodes MGKLPAIVHGSYKLFESHAILIYLACSFPGVADHWYPSDIQKKAKIHSMLDWHQSNLRQGEVGYVPGNFQPSISDLSLVCEIMQLQLVPESDRNRILSPFKKVLQWIEDIRNATNPYFDQLHSFILELEAVLTVDSSVVVKEVTKQSHAVLSKL